In a single window of the Tepidibacillus fermentans genome:
- a CDS encoding AzlD domain-containing protein — protein MKIWVLIFGMFLVTFIPRMFPMLFKRLKFPHWFNHWLTFVPYAILGALIFPGIMTVDPQHVFFGLVAGLVAFLIAWFYQNLIVIVLGSFLTMMILQWMYS, from the coding sequence ATGAAAATATGGGTCTTAATCTTTGGGATGTTCCTCGTTACGTTCATTCCCCGAATGTTTCCCATGTTGTTTAAACGATTAAAGTTTCCCCATTGGTTCAATCATTGGTTAACATTTGTCCCTTATGCAATTTTAGGAGCGTTAATTTTCCCTGGAATTATGACCGTAGACCCTCAACATGTTTTTTTCGGTCTAGTTGCTGGTCTGGTGGCCTTTCTAATCGCTTGGTTTTATCAAAATTTGATCGTCATCGTTCTTGGAAGTTTTCTAACAATGATGATTTTACAGTGGATGTATTCATAG
- a CDS encoding esterase/lipase family protein → MKIQVPRLMRKNPFGTRGNYYLGIYDRQTQKTPIVFVHGLHSHAKKWFTRTNYYGKNDMYELASSYGHPTAFVDLSTRKYGIWENGQLLATQLKEIYHLFGQKKLAIVAHSKGGIDSQVALFHYKVYPYVQSLITLGTPHYGSPLADLAFSPKAKALARMTGFLDKGTFQMQTGYMEKLRSDMDSQIRTHSIPHFTLVGVDQAEQLNSILSMGGKYLKQYGENDGVVVAKDAMLPYSKSILGYWNHDNIRLGTATFPLLEELIEGDYSIRRMTRHSQTRAKIVQPCLLHGGYTSFQQKEVELLVPPAEREFWIQLLSSSKNLRIEAHSPDGKKEELEYKGFVTDVPFFPNTHLYYFQVPNPKQGKWKIQIHDHGRNAYFLISSFTSLKEEAIRIKKEDICQGLATLQFSIQIPDDWKRDQISIHVITDSQKHKRIEPIPIHQLKKTSQREVLAELKVPKYEPINHFHFQVIGESKLGAIVERDYVTSFHL, encoded by the coding sequence ATGAAAATACAGGTTCCTAGATTGATGAGGAAAAATCCCTTTGGAACAAGAGGAAATTATTACCTCGGGATTTATGATCGTCAAACTCAAAAAACCCCCATTGTTTTTGTCCATGGTTTACATAGCCATGCAAAAAAATGGTTTACAAGAACCAATTATTACGGGAAAAACGATATGTATGAATTAGCCTCATCATATGGTCATCCCACTGCTTTTGTTGATTTAAGTACGAGAAAATATGGAATCTGGGAGAATGGACAATTGCTTGCGACACAGCTGAAAGAAATTTATCACCTTTTCGGCCAGAAAAAGTTAGCGATTGTCGCTCATAGCAAAGGTGGGATTGATTCACAGGTAGCTTTATTTCATTATAAAGTCTATCCATATGTTCAATCGCTAATCACGTTAGGTACTCCCCATTATGGTTCGCCGTTAGCAGATTTGGCTTTTAGTCCTAAGGCGAAAGCTTTGGCTCGAATGACTGGTTTTCTTGATAAAGGCACATTTCAAATGCAGACAGGCTACATGGAGAAACTTCGTTCTGACATGGATTCGCAGATCCGCACGCATTCTATTCCTCATTTTACACTTGTTGGTGTAGATCAAGCAGAACAATTGAATTCGATCTTATCAATGGGTGGAAAATACTTAAAACAGTATGGGGAGAATGATGGAGTAGTCGTCGCTAAGGATGCGATGTTACCATATTCGAAGTCGATTCTAGGGTATTGGAACCATGATAATATTCGTTTAGGAACGGCAACATTTCCGTTGCTCGAAGAATTAATCGAAGGAGATTATTCAATCCGTCGTATGACTAGGCATAGCCAAACAAGAGCAAAAATTGTTCAGCCTTGTTTACTGCATGGTGGATATACAAGTTTTCAACAAAAGGAGGTTGAACTACTGGTTCCTCCAGCGGAAAGGGAATTCTGGATTCAACTGTTAAGCTCTTCAAAGAATCTGAGGATCGAAGCCCATTCACCTGATGGAAAAAAAGAAGAACTAGAATATAAGGGGTTTGTTACTGATGTTCCATTTTTTCCAAATACTCATCTATATTACTTTCAAGTCCCAAACCCAAAGCAAGGAAAATGGAAAATACAAATTCATGATCATGGAAGGAATGCCTATTTTCTCATTTCTTCCTTTACGTCTTTAAAGGAGGAAGCAATCCGGATCAAAAAGGAAGATATTTGTCAAGGTCTTGCTACTCTACAATTCAGCATACAAATACCTGATGATTGGAAACGGGATCAGATTTCCATCCATGTAATTACAGATTCTCAAAAACATAAAAGAATTGAACCAATTCCTATCCATCAATTAAAAAAAACCTCTCAAAGAGAGGTTTTGGCAGAATTAAAAGTTCCCAAATATGAACCAATTAATCATTTTCATTTTCAGGTGATAGGGGAATCTAAATTAGGCGCAATTGTAGAGAGAGATTATGTAACATCATTCCATCTATGA
- a CDS encoding sugar diacid recognition domain-containing protein — translation MSDFAFEKEGFFDEIVQILYEETGQHVNIMGEKGIITASTRPERIGTVHESAKQIMLGLIDEALVTEEEAAQLQGVRAGANLPIEYEGKRIGVIGMTGDPHAIKPIVRIAARTVVLWLKNHEQMIKQQKAAEEVYGQLQNMAATIEELAASSEDFAAFSKQASNEVARGEKQIKDVSIALKIIREIASQSKLIGLNAAIEASRAGEAGRGFSIVANEIRKLASNSEDSVKEIQQTLEQVNQVFTKILLDVQTNEQKANEQSIALQELAKYVEKVEKMMEKLAQNE, via the coding sequence ATGAGTGATTTTGCCTTTGAGAAAGAAGGCTTTTTTGATGAAATTGTTCAGATTCTTTATGAAGAAACTGGACAGCATGTCAATATTATGGGGGAAAAAGGGATCATTACAGCATCTACACGCCCTGAGAGAATTGGAACGGTCCATGAAAGTGCGAAACAGATTATGTTAGGCTTAATCGATGAAGCATTGGTTACAGAAGAAGAAGCTGCCCAATTACAGGGAGTTCGGGCGGGAGCAAATCTTCCGATCGAATACGAAGGAAAACGAATTGGTGTGATTGGAATGACAGGTGACCCGCATGCTATAAAACCGATTGTTCGTATCGCTGCTCGGACTGTAGTTTTATGGCTAAAGAACCATGAACAAATGATAAAACAACAAAAAGCTGCAGAAGAAGTGTATGGGCAACTTCAGAATATGGCAGCGACAATTGAGGAATTAGCAGCTAGCTCGGAAGATTTCGCTGCTTTTAGTAAACAAGCCTCAAATGAAGTTGCGAGAGGAGAAAAACAGATAAAAGACGTGTCCATCGCCTTAAAAATTATCCGTGAGATTGCTTCACAAAGTAAATTGATTGGCTTAAATGCGGCGATCGAAGCATCTAGGGCAGGAGAAGCAGGTAGAGGTTTCTCGATAGTGGCCAATGAAATTCGTAAATTAGCAAGCAATAGTGAAGATTCGGTCAAAGAGATTCAGCAAACCCTTGAACAAGTAAACCAAGTGTTCACAAAAATTTTGCTCGATGTTCAAACCAATGAACAAAAAGCAAATGAACAATCCATAGCATTACAGGAACTCGCAAAATATGTAGAAAAAGTAGAAAAGATGATGGAAAAATTGGCACAAAACGAATAG
- a CDS encoding metal-dependent hydrolase, with product MDTGTHFVIGVSLAGLAHFDPVVQFQLLFAQAVLMGTIAGSQAPDLDGITRFFGGTANYIKHHRGISHSLPFLLIWPSLITFVIQFFYPNIPIPHLWLWTFLAVFLHVLLDILNAYGTQVLRPFSEKWIALNVMNIFDPFIFLTHILGIFLWITNIGRPVTVFILVYLITFTYIGWRFITHHNLLKKIKLEKKLEGNVTLLPTIRWSVWNLIEELPQKYRMGVLRNRNIEWVDEKIKIEEHPSIRSAKQDPKVRNFLYFTNYAYPTWKKTDYGYEVKWIDLRYRFQDHYPFLAIVLLNESYQIIDSYVGWVYNQKQLSKKIESLLSLHNT from the coding sequence GTGGATACTGGAACTCATTTTGTCATTGGCGTAAGTTTAGCAGGTCTCGCCCATTTCGATCCAGTGGTTCAATTTCAGCTCTTATTCGCACAAGCAGTCTTAATGGGTACAATTGCCGGATCACAGGCTCCTGATTTGGATGGTATCACTCGCTTTTTTGGTGGAACCGCGAATTATATCAAACATCATCGGGGAATTTCCCATTCTTTGCCCTTTTTATTGATTTGGCCAAGTCTCATCACATTTGTGATCCAATTTTTTTATCCAAATATACCGATTCCCCATTTATGGTTGTGGACGTTTTTGGCCGTTTTTCTCCACGTTTTACTCGATATATTGAATGCGTATGGCACCCAAGTATTGCGTCCTTTTTCCGAAAAATGGATTGCTCTCAATGTAATGAACATTTTTGACCCTTTTATTTTTCTAACCCATATTTTAGGTATCTTTCTATGGATCACGAATATCGGGCGACCTGTTACCGTCTTTATCCTTGTCTACCTCATTACTTTTACTTATATTGGGTGGAGATTCATCACTCATCATAACTTATTAAAAAAAATAAAACTAGAGAAGAAGTTAGAGGGAAATGTAACCCTACTTCCTACCATCCGCTGGTCTGTTTGGAATCTTATCGAAGAATTACCACAAAAATATCGTATGGGAGTTCTCCGAAATCGAAACATAGAATGGGTAGATGAAAAAATAAAAATAGAGGAGCATCCCTCTATTCGGTCTGCCAAACAAGATCCAAAAGTCCGAAACTTCCTCTATTTTACTAATTATGCCTATCCCACTTGGAAAAAAACAGACTATGGCTATGAAGTAAAATGGATCGATTTACGGTATCGTTTCCAGGATCATTACCCTTTTTTGGCGATTGTTTTATTAAATGAATCCTATCAAATTATCGATTCCTATGTAGGTTGGGTCTATAATCAAAAACAATTATCAAAAAAGATCGAGTCCCTACTAAGTTTACATAATACATAA
- the mutY gene encoding A/G-specific adenine glycosylase gives MDIERFQEQLLRWFRQQKRDLPWRKDQDPYHIWVSEIMLQQTRVETAIPYYEKFIEQFPTVEDLAQAKEEEVLKAWEGLGYYSRARNLHQGVKEVREKYGGKVPDDKEEILKIPGIGSYTAGAILSIAYGKKEPAVDGNVLRVFSRLLNSFEDISKMKTKKIIEEKVKELIPDHAASDFNQALMELGATVCTPKSPLCLLCPVMDFCEGRKEGNQDQLPVKAKKKGQKIVYRVGLIMQKEGKVAFVKRPSDGLLANMWELPSLESENPLSNQEWQEKIKEEFGIELTLNQPWMTIDHIFSHLKWKLVIYRVDDSQPLANISKQSKNWNWMNQSEIEKLSFPKAYKQVIDLLWIE, from the coding sequence ATGGATATTGAACGTTTTCAAGAACAATTACTTAGATGGTTTAGGCAACAAAAACGAGATCTTCCATGGAGAAAAGATCAAGACCCTTACCATATATGGGTATCTGAAATCATGTTGCAGCAAACGAGAGTAGAAACGGCGATTCCCTATTACGAAAAATTTATTGAACAATTTCCTACGGTAGAAGATTTGGCACAAGCGAAAGAAGAAGAGGTTCTAAAGGCTTGGGAAGGATTAGGATATTATTCACGGGCAAGAAATCTTCATCAAGGAGTCAAAGAGGTACGGGAAAAGTATGGTGGGAAAGTACCTGATGATAAAGAAGAGATTCTAAAAATCCCTGGTATTGGTTCGTACACGGCGGGAGCGATTCTAAGTATTGCCTATGGAAAAAAGGAACCAGCAGTTGACGGAAATGTGTTAAGGGTTTTCTCAAGATTATTAAATTCTTTTGAAGATATATCAAAGATGAAAACGAAGAAAATAATCGAAGAGAAAGTAAAAGAGTTGATTCCTGACCATGCCGCTTCTGATTTTAACCAAGCATTGATGGAATTAGGTGCTACTGTTTGTACACCTAAATCTCCTTTGTGCTTGTTATGCCCTGTGATGGATTTTTGCGAAGGGAGGAAAGAAGGGAACCAGGATCAATTACCGGTCAAAGCAAAAAAGAAAGGCCAAAAAATCGTTTATCGGGTAGGACTTATCATGCAAAAAGAGGGTAAGGTAGCTTTCGTAAAACGACCAAGCGATGGGCTATTAGCCAATATGTGGGAATTGCCTTCTTTAGAAAGTGAAAATCCTTTGTCGAATCAAGAATGGCAAGAGAAAATAAAAGAAGAGTTCGGAATCGAGTTGACCTTGAATCAACCATGGATGACGATCGATCATATCTTTAGCCATCTGAAATGGAAATTGGTGATCTATAGGGTGGATGATTCACAACCTTTAGCAAATATATCAAAACAGTCAAAGAATTGGAATTGGATGAACCAATCGGAGATTGAAAAGCTTTCGTTCCCCAAAGCATACAAACAAGTCATTGATCTTCTGTGGATCGAGTAG
- a CDS encoding superoxide dismutase, giving the protein MKKFELPPLPYDYNALEPHYDEQTVRLHHDIHHKGYVDGLNKAMEKLEEARQTGDFALIKHWEREAAFHGSGHYLHSIFWTNLTPNGGGEPTGAIAEQIQKDFGSFEAFKKQMSAATVAVEGSGWGILGWDRTAEQLVVLQAEKHQDLTIWGVVPVLVMDVWEHAYYLKYQNKRAAFVDALWNIINWDDVNRRFEEAKKK; this is encoded by the coding sequence ATGAAAAAATTTGAATTACCACCACTACCATATGATTATAATGCATTAGAACCACACTATGATGAGCAAACCGTTCGTTTACACCATGATATCCATCATAAAGGATATGTGGATGGCTTAAATAAAGCGATGGAGAAATTAGAAGAAGCACGTCAAACTGGTGATTTTGCCCTAATTAAACATTGGGAAAGAGAAGCAGCTTTCCATGGTTCTGGTCATTATTTACACAGTATTTTTTGGACGAATTTAACTCCTAATGGTGGGGGCGAACCTACTGGAGCAATTGCTGAGCAAATTCAAAAAGATTTTGGTAGTTTTGAAGCATTTAAAAAGCAAATGTCTGCAGCTACTGTAGCGGTAGAAGGTTCCGGTTGGGGAATCTTAGGATGGGATCGTACTGCTGAACAATTAGTGGTTCTTCAAGCAGAAAAGCATCAAGACTTAACCATTTGGGGTGTTGTTCCTGTACTTGTCATGGACGTTTGGGAGCATGCTTACTATCTCAAATATCAAAATAAACGTGCGGCATTCGTAGATGCACTATGGAATATCATTAACTGGGACGATGTAAATCGCCGTTTTGAAGAAGCAAAGAAAAAATAA
- the sleB gene encoding spore cortex-lytic enzyme, translating to MNNKLKKIFIPILILTLAFTFIPINHVANAQSPSILKYGSSNGDVWDLQYRLKQLNYLVKIDGYYGYQTINAVKKFQSDYGITADGIVGPITWKVLKKHSLSQNEFNLLVHLVYSEARGEPYKGQVAVAAVALNRLDSKQFPNTLREVIFQEGAFTAVSDGQFWLTPNETARLAALDAVRGWDPSQGTLYYFNPKTATSAWIWSRPQILKIGDHIFTK from the coding sequence ATGAACAATAAATTAAAAAAGATATTTATTCCTATCTTGATTTTGACGTTAGCTTTCACATTCATTCCAATAAACCATGTAGCCAATGCCCAATCACCATCCATTTTAAAGTATGGAAGTAGTAATGGTGATGTGTGGGACTTACAATATCGTTTAAAACAGCTGAATTATCTAGTAAAGATTGACGGTTACTATGGTTATCAAACCATCAATGCGGTTAAAAAATTTCAATCCGATTATGGAATTACGGCCGATGGAATAGTCGGTCCAATCACTTGGAAGGTATTAAAAAAACACAGTTTATCACAAAATGAGTTTAATCTATTGGTCCATTTAGTATACAGTGAGGCTCGCGGCGAACCATATAAAGGTCAAGTCGCAGTTGCAGCTGTTGCTCTTAATCGTCTCGATTCGAAGCAATTCCCAAATACTCTTCGAGAAGTTATTTTTCAGGAAGGAGCTTTTACAGCCGTTAGCGACGGTCAATTTTGGTTAACCCCAAATGAAACGGCCCGATTAGCAGCGTTAGATGCTGTAAGGGGATGGGATCCATCCCAAGGTACATTATATTACTTTAACCCAAAAACAGCAACATCTGCTTGGATTTGGTCAAGGCCACAAATTCTTAAAATAGGGGATCATATTTTTACAAAATAA